Proteins encoded in a region of the Mesoflavibacter profundi genome:
- a CDS encoding glycosyltransferase family 2 protein, giving the protein MDISFLIVTKHRAADLKVTLDKLYKIIDLSVHEVLVLIDGCNATEAIVKDYNWVNWTILQQSVSASPARAILYKKAKGDIFVGLDDDAHPLTTNFNNAVKHYFEINPNLGIIAFQEVRGLFNTDQDALQHVKTGEDYITTDFIGCGFAIKKSVYEATNGFPKWMTIYGEEPALAIEVLDLGYDILYTYNLQVNHRVNTKLRKQQGRNYYRFKHQLRNSIRYYLVYHPKPIKKLIRLLWHNFKSYALTDFKYFKMYWQVVFSALFSLRSILKFRQPVKRSTLLKQTNLKSISYS; this is encoded by the coding sequence ATGGATATTTCTTTTTTAATAGTCACTAAACATAGAGCAGCCGATTTAAAAGTAACCTTAGATAAACTCTATAAAATAATAGATTTATCTGTTCATGAAGTTTTAGTTTTAATCGATGGTTGTAATGCTACAGAAGCTATAGTAAAAGATTATAATTGGGTAAACTGGACCATTTTACAGCAAAGTGTTAGTGCATCGCCAGCAAGAGCTATACTTTATAAAAAGGCAAAAGGCGACATATTTGTAGGATTAGACGACGATGCACATCCGTTAACCACAAATTTTAATAACGCAGTTAAGCATTATTTTGAAATTAATCCAAATTTAGGGATAATCGCATTTCAAGAAGTTAGAGGATTATTTAACACAGATCAAGATGCTTTACAACACGTTAAAACAGGTGAAGACTATATAACTACAGATTTTATAGGATGTGGTTTTGCAATAAAAAAATCGGTTTATGAGGCAACAAATGGTTTTCCAAAATGGATGACTATATATGGAGAAGAACCTGCATTGGCTATAGAAGTCTTAGATTTAGGATATGACATTTTATATACTTACAATTTACAAGTTAATCATAGGGTAAATACTAAGTTACGTAAACAGCAAGGACGTAATTATTATAGATTTAAACATCAGTTACGCAATAGTATACGTTATTATTTGGTGTATCATCCTAAACCTATAAAAAAGCTAATTCGATTGTTGTGGCATAACTTTAAAAGCTATGCATTAACCGATTTTAAATATTTTAAAATGTATTGGCAAGTTGTATTTAGTGCTTTGTTTTCTTTACGTTCAATCTTAAAATTTAGACAACCAGTAAAGAGAAGTACCTTATTAAAACAGACTAATTTAAAATCAATAAGCTATAGTTAA
- a CDS encoding MBOAT family O-acyltransferase — MYFNSIDFAVFLPIVFILYWFVTNTRLKFQNALLVLASYVFYGWWDWRFLSLIIFSSLVDYTIGLQLQNQKNQSKRRLLLWSSIAVNLGFLGFFKYYNFFVDNFVQAFSFFGHQIKPNTLQIILPVGISFYTFQTLSYTIDVYKKKLEPTKDLISFLAFVSFFPQLVAGPIERATHLLPQFYKRRYFHYSKAIDGCKQMLWGFFKKIVIADNCAEYANQIFNNSQDYNGSTLLIGALFFTFQIYGDFSGYSDIAIGTSRLFGFDLKQNFAFPYFSRDIAEFWRRWHISLSTWFRDYLYIPLGGSRGSTWLKVRNTFIIFLVSGFWHGANWTFIMWGFLNALYFLPLLLTKRNRTHLNVVAQDRWLPNIKDVFSMGLTFGLTVLAWIFFRAETVCHAFTYLKEIFSASLLSLPTVRPFYLFVLLLFFMFIEWLGRANAYAIERLLIRKSKALRWSFYMFLIVLTFIFSSQTEQEFIYFQF, encoded by the coding sequence ATGTATTTCAACTCTATAGATTTTGCAGTCTTCTTACCAATCGTATTTATATTGTATTGGTTTGTGACTAATACCCGTTTAAAATTTCAAAATGCGTTATTGGTTTTAGCTAGTTATGTGTTTTATGGTTGGTGGGATTGGCGTTTCTTATCATTAATTATTTTTAGTTCTTTAGTAGACTATACTATTGGATTACAACTGCAAAACCAAAAAAATCAGTCTAAAAGACGGTTGTTACTTTGGTCAAGTATAGCTGTAAACTTAGGCTTTTTAGGATTTTTTAAATACTATAATTTTTTTGTAGACAATTTTGTGCAAGCCTTTTCTTTTTTCGGGCATCAAATTAAACCAAATACGTTACAGATTATTTTACCAGTTGGTATAAGCTTTTACACATTTCAAACCTTAAGTTACACTATAGATGTTTATAAGAAGAAACTAGAGCCAACTAAAGATCTTATTTCATTTTTAGCATTTGTAAGTTTCTTTCCGCAATTAGTTGCTGGACCAATAGAGCGTGCAACCCATTTATTACCTCAGTTTTATAAACGTAGATATTTTCATTACAGTAAAGCAATAGATGGTTGTAAGCAAATGCTTTGGGGATTTTTTAAAAAGATTGTTATTGCAGATAATTGTGCCGAGTATGCCAATCAAATTTTTAACAATAGCCAAGATTATAACGGTAGTACTTTATTAATAGGCGCATTGTTTTTTACCTTTCAGATTTATGGTGATTTTTCGGGATATTCTGATATTGCCATAGGTACTTCTAGATTATTTGGTTTTGATTTAAAACAGAATTTCGCATTTCCGTATTTTTCAAGAGATATTGCCGAATTTTGGCGACGTTGGCACATTAGTTTATCCACTTGGTTTAGGGATTATTTATACATTCCTTTAGGCGGAAGTCGCGGAAGCACATGGTTAAAAGTGCGCAATACATTTATTATTTTTTTAGTGAGTGGTTTTTGGCATGGCGCTAATTGGACATTTATAATGTGGGGATTTTTAAATGCACTTTATTTTTTACCATTATTACTTACTAAACGTAATAGAACACATTTAAATGTCGTAGCTCAAGATAGATGGTTGCCTAATATAAAAGACGTGTTTTCTATGGGATTAACCTTTGGATTAACAGTGCTAGCTTGGATATTTTTTAGGGCAGAAACCGTTTGTCATGCGTTTACCTATTTAAAAGAAATCTTTAGTGCTAGTCTATTAAGTTTACCAACAGTAAGACCATTTTACCTGTTTGTTTTATTACTGTTTTTTATGTTTATAGAATGGTTAGGTCGTGCAAATGCATATGCGATAGAGCGTTTATTAATACGTAAATCTAAAGCCTTACGATGGAGTTTTTATATGTTTTTAATAGTGCTTACTTTTATTTTTAGTAGTCAAACCGAACAAGAATTTATTTATTTTCAGTTTTAA
- a CDS encoding acylneuraminate cytidylyltransferase: MTSVGFIPLRKGSKGIPGKNKRKMVGKPLFTWVLGAALQSDLDTVYVYTDDLDIISFIEKEYHYTNKIKALQRSEASATDTASTESAMLEFAQTLDYNFDAICLLQATSPFTTATDINNSLALLSKGYDSTVTVVNTHRFIWDASGKPLNYDYKNRPRRQDFDGLLVENGAVYTCLASVLKTKENRLGDAVGVVTMPEDSLYEIDTENDWTVVEQLLIQRQQQLKKAEKITHLVLDVDGVFTDGTITYTKDGEHTKQFDMRDGMGLEILRQFGVTVMIMTSERSELVAKRMEKLQIEHVFLGVKDKHTLLTQLAKTHQFSLNNVAYVGDDVNDLANICSVGWSLAPNNAMQEVINQADIILPKPSGAGAIRSACQFIKQYNKRF, from the coding sequence ATGACATCAGTAGGTTTTATTCCTTTAAGAAAAGGGTCTAAAGGTATTCCGGGAAAAAACAAACGTAAAATGGTTGGAAAGCCCTTATTTACTTGGGTTTTAGGAGCTGCTTTACAATCAGATTTAGATACGGTTTATGTCTATACAGACGATTTAGATATTATTAGTTTTATTGAAAAAGAATATCACTATACAAATAAAATAAAAGCTTTACAACGTAGCGAAGCTAGCGCAACAGACACAGCAAGTACCGAAAGTGCTATGTTAGAATTTGCTCAAACTTTAGATTACAATTTTGATGCTATATGCTTGTTGCAAGCTACATCACCTTTTACAACAGCTACAGATATTAATAATAGTTTAGCATTGTTGTCTAAAGGATACGACTCTACAGTTACTGTAGTAAATACACATCGATTTATATGGGATGCATCCGGTAAACCATTAAATTACGATTATAAAAATAGACCAAGACGTCAAGATTTTGATGGACTTTTAGTAGAAAATGGAGCTGTTTATACCTGTTTGGCTTCGGTTTTAAAAACAAAGGAAAACAGATTGGGCGATGCAGTTGGTGTTGTAACTATGCCCGAAGATAGCCTGTATGAAATTGATACAGAAAACGATTGGACCGTTGTAGAACAATTACTTATACAGCGTCAACAACAACTAAAAAAAGCCGAAAAAATAACTCATCTAGTACTAGATGTAGATGGTGTTTTTACAGATGGAACCATAACCTATACAAAAGATGGAGAACATACCAAACAGTTTGATATGCGAGATGGTATGGGATTAGAAATTTTAAGACAGTTTGGAGTTACAGTGATGATTATGACTAGTGAACGCTCTGAATTAGTTGCAAAACGTATGGAAAAATTACAAATAGAACATGTGTTTTTAGGTGTAAAAGATAAACATACATTGCTAACACAATTGGCAAAAACACATCAATTTAGTTTAAATAATGTAGCCTATGTTGGTGATGATGTTAATGATTTAGCAAATATTTGTAGCGTTGGTTGGTCTTTAGCACCAAATAATGCTATGCAAGAAGTAATTAATCAAGCCGATATTATTTTACCAAAACCTTCTGGTGCAGGAGCAATTAGATCTGCTTGTCAATTTATAAAACAATATAATAAACGCTTTTAG